The following proteins are encoded in a genomic region of Arachis stenosperma cultivar V10309 chromosome 4, arast.V10309.gnm1.PFL2, whole genome shotgun sequence:
- the LOC130974425 gene encoding uncharacterized protein LOC130974425, whose amino-acid sequence MVAGSSSRPAVASSSVPAYEPPVQHVASPSFAVDLNGNVGDEVGEGEYLRTSLQCAVPAGVGDRFLDDPEDDDVEPDMVADDSGDDVGASEPAGAGGGSSSGTQQYPPHFFSLDLDAMRQEGVPGQPVGFGARDAEGSAGLTEFQVGQQFLDKEEALLSVKTYSIRRGVQYKIVESDHRRYVGKCSEFGNGCTWLIRLSLRQRKGVWEVKRYNGPHTCLATSISSDHRSLDYHVISTFIMPMVRADASVSIKVLLNATATHFGFRPTYRRVWLANQKAVALIYGDWDESYNELPKWVLGVQLTMAGTVAVLRTSPVCVGGQLDESRAYFHRLFWTFSPCIEAFRHCKPLISIDGTHLYGKYGGTLLVAIAQDGNSNILPVAFTLVEGENAESWSFFLSHMREHVTPQPGLLVISDRHNGIKAVLEAPDGGWLPPSAYRTFCIRHVAANFALTFKGKNVRRLLVNTAYAKTEVKFHYWFDIFLGPKTRRCVTGRTGLSIRCGHNIVMRGVDSDT is encoded by the coding sequence ATGGTAGCCGGTTCTAGCTCCAGACCAGCCGTTGCATCTTCCTCCGTCCCTGCGTACGAGCCACCCGTCCAACATGTCGCCTCCCCTTCATTCGCTGTTGATCTCAACGGCAATGTAGGCGACGAGGTCGGAGAAGGGGAATATCTGCGGACCTCTTTACAGTGTGCTGTACCGGCTGGGGTTGGAGATAGATTCTTGGATGATCCAGAGGACGATGATGTCGAGCCGGATATGGTTGCTGATGACAGTGGCGATGATGTTGGAGCAAGTGAGCCTGCTGGGGCGGGCGGTGGTTCTAGCTCTGGCACGCAGCAGTACCCTCCACATTTTTTCTCTTTGGACTTGGATGCCATGAGGCAGGAGGGGGTTCCTGGGCAGCCGGTTGGATTTGGCGCTAGAGATGCTGAAGGGTCTGCAGGTCTGACAGAGTTTCAGGTTGGTCAGCAATTTTTGGATAAAGAAGAGGCCCTCTTAAGTGTCAAGACTTACAGCATCCGTCGAGGGGTACAGTACAAGATCGTGGAGTCTGACCATCGCCGGTATGTGGGCAAGTGTTCTGAGTTCGGCAATGGGTGCACATGGTTGATTCGGCTTAGTCTCCGACAGCGAAAGGGAGTTTGGGAGGTCAAACGTTACAACGGACCACATACTTGTCTCGCCACCTCCATTTCCAGCGACCATAGGAGTTTGGATTACCATGTGATATCGACATTCATTATGCCAATGGTTAGGGCTGATGCATCCGTCAGCATCAAGGTGCTCCTAAATGCCACCGCCACACACTTTGGGTTTAGGCCGACTTACAGGAGGGTCTGGTTGGCGAACCAGAAGGCTGTTGCCCTCATCTATGGTGACTGGGATGAGTCGTACAACGAGCTCCCAAAGTGGGTGTTAGGAGTCCAGTTGACGATGGCTGGTACTGTTGCAGTTCTAAGGACGAGCCCAGTTTGTGTCGGTGGACAGTTGGATGAGTCTCGAGCTTATTTTCACAGACTATTTTGGACGTTTTCACCGTGTATCGAGGCATTCCGTCATTGCAAGCCCCTAATTAGTATTGACGGGACCCATCTGTATGGCAAGTATGGGGGAACGTTGCTTGTCGCGATTGCACAGGACGGGAACTCTAACATACTCCCTGTTGCATTCACATTAGTCGAGGGTGAGAATGCTGAGTCGTGGTCCTTCTTTCTCTCCCACATGCGTGAGCATGTGACACCGCAGCCGGGTCTGCTGGTTATCTCGGACAGGCATAACGGCATTAAGGCCGTGCTTGAGGCTCCTGACGGAGGCTGGTTACCTCCGTCTGCATACCGGACATTCTGCATTCGACATGTTGCGGCAAATTTCGCCCTCACCTTCAAGGGCAAAAACGTAAGGAGGCTACTTGTGAATACGGCGTATGCTAAGACCGAGGTCAAGTTCCATTACTGGTTTGATATTTTCTTAGGTCCGAAGACCCGGCGATGTGTGACTGGGCGAACCGGATTGAGTATTCGTTGTGGACACAACATTGTGATGAGGGGCGTAGATTCGGACACATGA